A stretch of Lachancea thermotolerans CBS 6340 chromosome D complete sequence DNA encodes these proteins:
- the NGK1 gene encoding hexokinase (similar to uniprot|Q6B2U1 Saccharomyces cerevisiae YLR446W Hypothetical ORF), with translation MPMATDSEFVQTLRQCMLPDGPLEDIINEFVAEIEERLRESDVSMLPSGVVRQNRPGGAHTGEKYLAIDFGGSSVKLGFVSASELSVSWVRTRAVTKRQVDLQFFDTVVSWICDQVGEYIEENAIESDAQFVLGTTFSFPLNERGEIMTVGKGYTLTEEVTGLSVTTILEHSFCRVLEKRALRFQVQVRGVINDSAAVFLANQARNEAGDVSLILGTGINACFSLANAELPEAKQRAGAADDARVLVNSEIGFLGAQYVKMTQFDPYGEVPFMPLEYVSSGKWLPLALEKVLRYYGVLPDSLEGLEFDGKLVCAILSGATESILGAERQKQTEEVCRVLVERAAIYTSCALLAVLQLAGHDRKAAGSRVEVGFAGSFLQHCAAYRARIEELSGGVIELIYLEHSNLLGAFMHSCEEARAELATGVDAGKPLT, from the coding sequence ATGCCAATGGCTACAGATAGTGAATTTGTCCAGACATTGAGGCAATGTATGCTTCCGGATGGACCCCTAGAAGACATTATCAATGAATTTGTAGCCGAGATTGAAGAGCGGCTCCGCGAAAGCGATGTATCTATGCTGCCAAGCGGGGTGGTTAGGCAGAACAGGCCTGGCGGCGCACACACCGGAGAGAAATATCTAGCAATTGACTTCGGCGGAAGTTCCGTAAAGCTAGGGTTCGTCTCTGCCAGTGAGTTGAGCGTGAGCTGGGTGAGGACGCGTGCTGTGACAAAACGGCAGGTTGATTTGCAATTCTTCGACACTGTCGTAAGCTGGATTTGCGATCAAGTTGGAGAATACATTGAAGAGAATGCGATAGAGTCTGACGCTCAATTTGTTCTCGGGACGACATTCAGCTTTCCATTGAATGAGCGCGGCGAGATAATGACCGTAGGAAAAGGCTACACATTGACCGAGGAGGTAACCGGTCTGAGCGTCACAACTATATTGGAACACAGTTTCTGCAGAGTGCTTGAGAAACGCGCTCTGCGGTTCCAGGTGCAAGTGCGCGGTGTCATCAACGACAGCGCGGCGGTTTTTCTTGCTAATCAAGCGAGAAACGAGGCCGGCGACGTATCGCTCATCCTGGGGACAGGCATAAATGCCTGCTTTTCGTTAGCGAACGCGGAGTTGCCAGAAGCGAAACAacgcgcgggcgccgcaGACGATGCACGAGTACTGGTCAACTCCGAGATAGGGTTTTTGGGCGCGCAATACGTGAAGATGACGCAATTCGACCCTTATGGCGAGGTCCCCTTTATGCCGCTCGAGTACGTTTCGAGTGGGAAGTGGCTGCCGTTGGCACTGGAAAAAGTGCTTCGATACTATGGGGTTTTACCGGACTCGCTGGAGGGTCTTGAGTTCGATGGGAAACTGGTCTGTGCCATCCTGAGTGGCGCCACGGAGAGTATTTTGGGAGCCGAAAGGCAAAAACAGACGGAGGAGGTCTGCAGAGTGCTCGTAGAGAGAGCGGCGATTTACACGTCGTGTGCATTACTCGCCGTCCTTCAACTCGCTGGGCATGACCGAAAAGCGGCCGGGAGTCGCGTGGAGGTGGGCTTCGCGGGGTCGTTTCTACAACATTGCGCTGCGTACCGGGCACGAATCGAGGAGCTGAGTGGAGGCGTAATTGAACTAATATACCTTGAGCACAGCAACTTGCTGGGCGCCTTCATGCATAGCTGCGAGGAGGCACGTGCGGAGTTAGCGACGGGCGTGGACGCGGGGAAGCCGCTCACGTGA
- a CDS encoding cytochrome b5-like heme/steroid binding domain-containing protein (conserved hypothetical protein), with product MLRRRSTRHRSPAAGPGRGRSTSDGATARSRFTWLDIARMLCGLALAVLAVGRLATGSATWHVVATWRARASAPSAPPALSEFWRPYSLPLTFSPADLSRYTGADGAPLLVAVDGQVFDVTRSARLYGPRGAYHRFVGRDCSRAFAYSIWSMRGLREPCSADLSGLATEERARVVAWAEYFARKYPRVGHVAHVTQT from the coding sequence ATGCTCCGCAGGAGATCTACGAGACACCGCAGCCCGGCCGCCGGGCCCGGCCGCGGCCGAAGCACCAGCGACGGCGCGACCGCGCGCTCCCGCTTCACGTGGCTCGACATCGCGCGCATGCTGTGCGGCCTGGCGCTCGCCGTGCTCGCGGTAGGCCGTCTGGCCACGGGCTCCGCCACATGGCACGTGGTCGCCACGTGGCGCGCACGTGCTTCTGCGCCCTCGGCCCCGCCCGCGCTCTCCGAATTCTGGCGCCCGTACTCGCTTCCCCTGACGTTCTCGCCCGCGGACCTGTCGCGCTACACGGGCGCCGAcggcgcgccgctgctggtCGCTGTCGACGGCCAGGTCTTCGACGTgacgcgcagcgcgcgcctCTACGGCCCACGCGGCGCATACCACCGTTTCGTGGGGCGTGACTGCTCGCGCGCCTTTGCCTACAGCATCTGGAGCATGCGCGGCCTGCGCGAGCCCTGTAGCGCGGACCTGAGCGGGCTGGCCACAGAAGAACGCGCGCGCGTGGTCGCGTGGGCCGAGTACTTCGCGCGCAAATACCCGCGTGTGGGACATGTggcgcacgtgacacaGACGTAA
- the PTR2 gene encoding Ptr2p (similar to uniprot|P32901 Saccharomyces cerevisiae YKR093W PTR2 Functions in transport of small peptides into the cell Peptide transporter): protein MSDHEKLSSVEKSQVAVLETDTYSEGGSGTPLSLPEPTEHERTTLRRVLEHPKWYVYFICLIEFSERASYYGTGDRLNNFIQQPLPAGGNGAGAPAHGAAGDSATAGALGMGLQTATALNLLLTFLAYCFPLVTGYIADRYWSRMRMLWIGVFVGIISHVIFIIGALPPVLGNGQAALAPCVIGIITLAIATSFVKPVLLPTLLSQYPHETDVVRTLASGERVLVDRDASLQRMTMTFYWSINIGSFLSVATSYAARDIGYWLAFLIPLILYLIMPAVLLVLGRYLRDEPPSGRSMLADCCKVLRVCFERGWWRRYRSGDFWNYARPSRLRQAGRAGWRRKGAGGFYAESLVQDTRVTLSASAIFLYYVIYNINDGGIGSIMNSQTASLTSNGVPNDLISNFNPLCIIVFMPVLDHVLYPVLRKMRWNFKPVYRIFCGFMIAALASAVGAIIQTVIYNTSPCGRYATECDKGVSPVSMWVVAVEYALTGLSECLAMTTGYEIAFERSPAHMKSFVMALFLFTSALSAALGEIVTPSLVDPHLVIPFGVLAGLGAFMAFVFLWRYWSLDKTMELERAERRALEAEEGAMPAITSVRSYVSGAEDVDHPEGLEHVLSVTSAAVVKDHK, encoded by the coding sequence ATGTCCGACCACGAGAAGCTCTCCAGTGTCGAGAAATCGCAGGTCGCGGTCCTCGAGACTGACACCTACTCCGAAGGCGGGTCCGGCACGCCGCTGTCGCTGCCGGAGCCCACGGAGCACGAGCGCACCACGCTGCGCCGCGTGCTCGAGCACCCCAAGTGGTACGTCTACTTCATCTGTCTGATCGAGTTCTCCGAGCGTGCGTCGTACTACGGTACCGGCGACCGtctgaacaacttcatcCAGCAGCCGCTGCCCGCCGGCGGTAACGGCGCTGGTGCGCCCGCGCACGGCGCCGCGGGCGACTCGGCCACCGCGGGCGCGCTGGGCATGGGCCTACAGACCGCAACGGCGCTCAACCTGCTGCTGACTTTCCTCGCGTACTGTTTCCCACTGGTCACAGGGTACATCGCAGACCGGTACTGGAGCCGGATGCGGATGCTGTGGATCGGCGTGTTTGTGGGCATCATATCGCACGTGATATTCATCATTGGCGCGCTGCCTCCCGTGCTCGGCAACGGGCAggcggcgctggcgcctTGCGTCATTGGGATCATCACGCTGGCCATCGCCACGTCGTTCGTCAAGCCTGTACTGCTGCCCACGCTTCTATCGCAGTACCCGCACGAGACCGACGTGGTCAGGACGCTGGCGTCGGGCGAGCGCGTTCTCGTGGACCGCGACGCCAGTCTGCAGCGCATGACTATGACGTTTTACTGGAGTATCAACATcggcagctttttgtcCGTGGCAACCAGCTACGCGGCGCGCGACATCGGGTATTGGCTCGCGTTTCTGATCCCACTAATCCTGTATCTGATCATGCCCGCGGTGCTGCTGGTTCTGGGCCGCTACCTGCGCGACGAGCCTCCCTCTGGGCGGTCGATGCTAGCGGACTGTTGCAAAGTGCTGCGCGTGTGTTTCGAACGCGGGTGGTGGCGCCGGTACCGTAGCGGGGACTTCTGGAACTACGCGCGGCCCTCGCGGCTGCGGCAGGCCGGCCGCGCCGGGTGGCGGCGCAAGGGCGCGGGCGGGTTCTACGCGGAGTCGCTGGTGCAGGACACGCGTGTGACGCTGAGCGCCAGCGCGATCTTCCTGTACTACGTGATCTACAACATCAACGACGGCGGGATAGGGTCGATCATGAACTCGCAGACCGCGTCGCTCACTTCCAACGGCGTGCCCAATGACCTcatcagcaacttcaaccCGCTGTGCATCATCGTGTTCATGCCCGTGCTGGACCACGTGCTGTATCCGGTGCTGCGCAAGATGCGGTGGAACTTCAAGCCCGTGTACCGGATCTTCTGCGGGTTCATGATCGCGGCGCTCGCGAGCGCGGTCGGCGCGATCATCCAGACCGTGATCTACAATACCAGTCCCTGCGGGCGCTACGCGACCGAGTGTGACAAGGGCGTGTCGCCCGTGTCCATGTGGGTGGTGGCCGTGGAGTACGCGCTGACCGGGCTGAGTGAGTGTCTGGCGATGACCACGGGTTACGAGATCGCGTTCGAGCGCTCGCCAGCGCACATGAAGAGTTTCGTGATGGCGTTGTTCCTGTTCACGAGCGCGCTGTCCGCGGCGCTGGGCGAGATTGTCACGCCCTCGCTGGTCGACCCACACCTGGTGATCCCCTTCGGCGTGCTGGCCGGCCTGGGGGCGTTCATGGCGTTTGTGTTCCTGTGGCGCTACTGGAGCCTGGACAAGACAATGGAGCTGGAGCGCGCCGAGAGACGCGCCCTGGAAGCCGAGGAGGGCGCCATGCCCGCCATCACGAGCGTGCGCTCCTACGTGTCGGGCGCGGAAGACGTTGACCACCCGGAGGGCCTGGAGCACGTCCTGAGCGTCACCAGCGCCGCAGTCGTCAAGGACCACAAGTGA